The sequence below is a genomic window from Selenomonas ruminantium subsp. lactilytica TAM6421.
GCTCCTACCTTTGCTTCTACACTCATGCTTGCAGTTCCTCCTTTTTATCCTTCTGCAGATGCAGCGTCCGGAAAAAGGCCTGCACCCGTTCATCCTGTATCTGCTGGAAGCGCTCCACCGTATCCACGGCGATCAGCTCCCCTTCGTAAACCATGGCAATCCTGTCGGCAATGCGGCAGGCACTGGCCATGTCATGGGTGACCACCACCGAGGTGACCCCCAATTTCTTCTGCATATCCACGATCAGCTCATCGATCTTCGCCGTGGTCAGGGGATCAAGCCCCGAACTCGGCTCATCGTAAAAGATGATTTCCGGCTCGATGGCAATGGCCCGGGCCAGGCTCACGCGCTTCTTCATGCCGCCGGACAGTTCTCCGGGCAGCTTTTCTTCCACCCCCGGCAGACCTACCAGCGCCAGCTTTTCCCTGACAATACGCTGGATCTCCGCCTCCGGCAGGTTGCGGTGTTCCCGCAGCCCAAAGGCCACATTCTCTCCTACCGTCATGGAGTCAAACAGCGCCGAATACTGGAAGACCATGCCCATGTTCAGCCGCACCTTATCCATTTCTTTCTCGGAAATATGAGAAATCTCCTGCCCGCTGATATAGATCTCACCCGCATCGGGCCGGATCAGCCCCACCAGCAGCTGCAGCAGGGTACTCTTGCCGGAACCGGAACCGCCGATCACCGCCAGCGTTTCCCCGTCCCGGATCTCCAGATTGATATCCTGGAGAGCGTATTCACCATCATAGATTTTGCTTACATGGGAAAGTTTAATCATAAGTACACCTTAGTACAGAATAAAGGTCAAAAGCGCGTTGAGGATAAAGATGACGATGATCGAAGTCACCACGGTACGGGTGGTGGCCTTACCGACGCCCTCAGCCCCGGCAGGACTGTGCAGGCCGTAGTAGCAGCCAAGCACCGCAATGACATTGCCGAAGAAGATGGCCTTGATCATGCCGCCGGTCAGGTCAAAGACCACGGCGAAATTATGGATGGAATTGATATAGCTGTAGGAACTGATGCCGGCGTAATACACCGCCACCAGATAGCCCCCC
It includes:
- a CDS encoding ABC transporter ATP-binding protein codes for the protein MIKLSHVSKIYDGEYALQDINLEIRDGETLAVIGGSGSGKSTLLQLLVGLIRPDAGEIYISGQEISHISEKEMDKVRLNMGMVFQYSALFDSMTVGENVAFGLREHRNLPEAEIQRIVREKLALVGLPGVEEKLPGELSGGMKKRVSLARAIAIEPEIIFYDEPSSGLDPLTTAKIDELIVDMQKKLGVTSVVVTHDMASACRIADRIAMVYEGELIAVDTVERFQQIQDERVQAFFRTLHLQKDKKEELQA